One Mucilaginibacter ginkgonis genomic region harbors:
- a CDS encoding aldose 1-epimerase family protein, translated as MTVIENEYLRVSISTQGAELHSVFNKQTGVEQLWQANPDVWPWHAPNLFPVVGGLINDELHVDGQNYAMKRHGFARQSEFKMAAETTKTHALFSLHYNDETLKVYPYKFTFQIIYDLIENSLRVTYKVINLESKPVYFSVGGHPAFNVPFNAGESYEDYYLEFETTEALATHRLSAEGYFNGETDPVQMNGNKLRLTRQLFDNDALVFKQLNTRQVTIKSDKHDQSLSVEFPHFNYLGIWAKPGADFVCIEPWLGCADTEGKQVDISQKECIQKVEQGHVFESSFYVSV; from the coding sequence ATGACGGTAATTGAGAACGAATATTTAAGGGTATCCATTAGCACGCAGGGTGCAGAATTGCATTCTGTATTTAATAAACAGACAGGAGTAGAGCAGCTATGGCAGGCTAACCCCGATGTTTGGCCGTGGCACGCGCCCAACTTATTCCCGGTTGTTGGCGGATTGATCAATGATGAATTGCATGTCGACGGTCAAAACTATGCGATGAAACGCCACGGCTTCGCGCGCCAGAGCGAATTTAAAATGGCCGCCGAGACTACTAAAACCCATGCGTTGTTTTCACTGCATTATAATGACGAGACCCTAAAGGTCTATCCTTATAAATTTACATTCCAGATCATTTACGACCTCATAGAAAACTCGCTTAGGGTTACCTATAAAGTCATAAACCTCGAGAGCAAGCCTGTCTACTTTTCAGTGGGCGGGCACCCTGCCTTTAACGTGCCATTTAACGCGGGCGAAAGCTATGAGGACTATTATCTGGAGTTTGAAACCACTGAGGCCCTGGCAACCCATCGTTTGTCTGCAGAAGGCTATTTCAACGGCGAGACAGACCCCGTGCAGATGAACGGCAACAAACTGCGCTTAACACGTCAGCTGTTTGATAATGATGCCCTTGTGTTTAAGCAGTTGAACACCCGACAGGTAACTATTAAAAGCGACAAGCACGATCAATCACTATCGGTAGAGTTTCCTCATTTTAACTATCTGGGCATTTGGGCCAAACCCGGTGCCGACTTTGTTTGCATAGAGCCCTGGCTGGGCTGCGCAGATACCGAAGGCAAACAAGTTGATATTTCGCAAAAAGAGTGCATACAGAAAGTAGAACAAGGGCACGTCTTTGAATCGAGCTTTTATGTGAGTGTGTAG
- a CDS encoding bifunctional YncE family protein/alkaline phosphatase family protein, protein MKHRLVILSLIFLFFVHLSQAQTPGKVAATNQVLLSNGWKLSPAGRSLHLGDLPLNMELSPSGKMLAVTNNGQSVQSIQLIDPKNEKLLDEQVIGKSWYGLAFSHDESKLYAAGGNDNIILTYHVTNNKLSKPDTIKLGLPWPKDKICVTGLAVNNANTILYAVTKEDNTLYTIDPATGSVINKIALGAEAYDCLLSRDEKQLYISLWGANKVAVYNTVSKQISHRIATQSHPNELLLNKRGTLLYVANANDNSVSVINTATSKVIETISAALFPTNLTGSTSNGLALSANEKTLYIANADNNCLAVFDVAKPGNSLSRGFIPVGWYPTNIKTLGNKILVANGKGFSSMANPKGPQPVLKTDNSSFQKGAINSREQYIGGLFKGTLSFIETPTADQQQTYTKQVYANTPFNNQKVAEAAGVAGNPIPRKRGEVSPIKYVFYIMKENRTYDQVLGDAPGGNGDTSLCIFGKRVTPNQHAITSEFVLCDNFYVDAEVSADGHNWTMGAYATDFTEKTWPTSYGSRGGEYDFEGTRPIAYPKNGYIWDYCKRAGLSYRSYGEFGSYGQTKYPALKGHMSPSPPFDLNIPDQHRVDVWIRDFDSLLAVNQVPRFNNMDLPNDHTSGQHKGAISPIAAVADNDLAVGRFIEHLSHSPIWKESVVFILEDDAQNGPDHVDAHRSPVYVVGPYIKRNAVVHQMYSTSSVLRTMELILGLPPMSQYDAAAMPMFECFTNKPDFSPYKVKPAEVDLNKRNVAVNESSRRSEKFMLAKEDAVPDLELNEVIWKYVKGENSIMPAPKRSAFVILEKKKKKDDDD, encoded by the coding sequence ATGAAACATCGCTTAGTCATTCTGTCTTTAATCTTTTTGTTTTTTGTGCATCTGTCTCAGGCGCAAACACCGGGCAAAGTAGCCGCTACAAACCAGGTGCTATTGTCTAATGGTTGGAAGCTAAGCCCTGCAGGGCGCTCTTTACACTTGGGCGATTTGCCGCTAAATATGGAACTCTCGCCATCGGGCAAGATGCTGGCAGTGACCAATAACGGGCAGAGTGTACAGTCGATACAACTGATCGACCCTAAAAATGAAAAACTGCTTGATGAGCAGGTTATCGGTAAATCGTGGTATGGCCTGGCTTTCAGTCATGACGAAAGCAAACTTTACGCTGCCGGCGGTAACGACAATATCATTCTTACCTACCACGTCACCAACAATAAGCTAAGCAAACCTGATACCATTAAACTGGGATTGCCATGGCCAAAAGACAAGATCTGCGTAACCGGCTTAGCGGTTAATAACGCGAATACGATACTATATGCTGTAACCAAAGAAGACAACACACTATATACCATTGATCCGGCGACAGGTAGCGTGATCAATAAAATTGCGCTCGGCGCGGAGGCCTACGATTGTTTGCTATCTCGCGACGAGAAGCAACTGTATATTTCATTGTGGGGCGCTAACAAGGTCGCGGTCTATAATACCGTTAGCAAACAGATCAGCCATAGGATAGCCACACAGAGCCACCCCAACGAGTTGCTGCTGAATAAAAGAGGCACCTTGCTTTACGTGGCCAATGCGAACGATAATTCGGTATCGGTGATTAACACTGCTACCTCGAAGGTTATAGAGACTATTTCTGCCGCGTTGTTTCCCACAAACCTCACAGGCTCAACCAGCAACGGTCTTGCGCTTAGCGCCAACGAAAAGACTTTGTATATCGCCAATGCCGATAACAATTGCCTGGCAGTTTTCGATGTAGCAAAGCCCGGCAACAGCCTTAGCCGCGGCTTTATCCCGGTGGGGTGGTACCCGACCAATATCAAAACTCTTGGGAATAAGATATTGGTAGCTAACGGTAAAGGTTTCAGCTCTATGGCAAACCCTAAAGGCCCGCAACCTGTGCTTAAGACCGATAACAGCAGTTTTCAAAAAGGTGCCATCAACAGCCGCGAGCAGTACATCGGTGGTTTATTCAAAGGCACATTATCTTTTATAGAAACACCCACAGCAGATCAGCAGCAAACCTATACCAAACAGGTTTATGCCAACACGCCCTTTAACAACCAAAAAGTGGCAGAGGCGGCCGGTGTGGCAGGCAATCCAATTCCGCGAAAAAGGGGAGAGGTTTCGCCTATTAAGTACGTCTTCTATATCATGAAAGAGAACCGCACTTACGACCAGGTTTTGGGCGATGCGCCGGGTGGTAATGGAGATACATCATTATGCATATTTGGCAAACGCGTTACGCCTAACCAGCATGCCATAACCAGTGAATTTGTTTTGTGCGATAACTTTTACGTGGATGCCGAGGTTAGCGCAGACGGTCACAACTGGACCATGGGTGCTTACGCGACAGATTTTACGGAGAAAACCTGGCCTACCAGTTATGGCAGCCGGGGCGGCGAGTATGATTTTGAGGGCACCCGCCCGATAGCTTATCCGAAAAATGGTTACATCTGGGATTATTGCAAGCGAGCGGGTTTAAGCTACCGCAGCTATGGCGAGTTCGGTTCGTACGGACAAACTAAATACCCCGCGCTGAAAGGGCATATGTCGCCATCCCCGCCATTTGATCTAAATATTCCCGACCAGCACCGGGTTGACGTATGGATCCGCGATTTCGATTCGCTGCTTGCCGTAAACCAGGTACCACGCTTTAATAATATGGACCTCCCGAACGATCATACCAGCGGTCAGCATAAAGGTGCTATCTCGCCCATAGCGGCGGTCGCCGATAACGACCTGGCGGTAGGCAGGTTCATTGAGCACCTGTCGCATAGCCCCATCTGGAAAGAATCTGTGGTGTTTATTTTAGAAGATGATGCCCAAAACGGACCTGACCATGTGGATGCTCACCGGTCCCCTGTTTATGTGGTTGGCCCTTATATAAAACGCAATGCAGTGGTACACCAAATGTATTCTACATCAAGCGTCCTGCGTACTATGGAGTTGATATTGGGTCTGCCGCCCATGAGCCAGTATGACGCTGCAGCCATGCCCATGTTCGAATGTTTTACTAACAAACCGGACTTCTCCCCATACAAAGTCAAACCCGCGGAAGTTGACTTAAACAAGCGCAATGTCGCCGTAAACGAAAGCAGCCGCCGCTCAGAAAAGTTTATGCTGGCCAAAGAAGATGCCGTGCCCGACCTTGAACTTAATGAAGTGATCTGGAAATATGTAAAAGGCGAAAACTCAATTATGCCCGCGCCAAAACGCAGCGCTTTTGTGATACTGGAGAAGAAAAAGAAAAAAGACGATGACGATTGA